The genomic window GCTCACGCCGTTGCCGAGGCGCTGAGCGAGTTCGCTCACGTTGACGAGGCTCTGGGCCGGCTGCTGGCTCAGCGTGAGCAGGACATAGGTAAAGGTGCCGCGCTGCGCAAGGTGGGCGCTGACGAGTTCCGCCACGCTCGCCGCGCTGTCGAGGTCCACGTCCCCCGCCCGCCAGTACCCACGCAGGTCGAGTGCCCCCAGCGGAGCGAGGCGCGCGTGTTCAATGAGGGAGACCAGCGCCTCCCGCGTCAGGCGCGGCACGCCGGGCGCGCGGTCCTCCTCAGTCGTAATTAGGGCGCGGTGGTCGTCGCCACTGTCCCACTCGGGCGAACTGAGGGCCTCCCGGTCGGTGGCGAGCAGCACCGTGTAGCCGTAAGCCGGGCCGAGGTCCGCCGTCAGCCGCACCAGCCCGCGCCCCAGCAGCGTGAGGCGGTAGCCGCTCAGCCGGGCAAACTCCACGATCTGATCTTCCAGGGCGCCCAGCTGAGCACGCGGCGCGGGAGCAGGGTCGGACACGACTTCCTGGACCGCGGGCACCGGTCCGGAAGGAACCGGGCTGAGTGCTGCCGGAACGTCACTGGGTCCGCTCTCCGCCGCGCCCGGGGCTGCGACAGGTTCCGCCTCCCGGCTGCGGGTGCCGAAGCTGGCAAGCGAGGCCGGCAGTGTCAGTTCCTGGCGCCCGGGCTGCGGCACCTGAGGCGTGAAGGCCGGAGCAATGGGTTTCAGGCCAGAGGGACGGGGTTCGCCTTCTTCACCCGTGGCCGGGCGGCGCTCTTCTCCCAGACCCGAGAGGTTGCGGCCCCCACTCGGCGCCGTGCGGCGACCCGTCAGTGACCCCGCTGGCTGCCCGCGCACTTCCCGCACCGAGGGCGACGCCGCACCCTGGCGTGACGCCTCAGAACGGCCTTCCTCCCGCCGCGTCGGCGTTTCGGTGCGGCCCGAGCCCGACGGCTTCTGGCGACCCGTTTGCCGGGCACGGGGGGTGCTGTAGGGTTTGACGACCGTTTCGACCTCGTAGCGGCCCGGCTCCGTCGGCGTGACCGTCAGCACGTCGTTGACGCCCAGATTGTGGTCGTGGTACAGCTCGCCCAGGCCCAGCACCTGCATCTGCGTCCGGTCCACCACCGCCGGATACTCCTTGCCGCGGTCGTCCACGAACTGCACGGGACCACTTTCGGGAAAGGAAGCCTCGTTGAATTTGAGCAGGCGCATGCTCCCCTCTTCGATGCAGGAGCGGGTCAGAATGTAACGGGTCGGGTTCACGCGGGCGGTCCTCCAGGACGGATGAGATGGGCGGGGCACGTTGTCGCAGCACACACTTGCGGGAATATCAGGGCCCCGGGCCTCAGCTCTCCATGGTGTTCAGCTTGGCTAGAGAGGACAAACAGCTCACTCGTCCTCCCAGCAATGCATAAGCCACAGTCTGAAGGCTCAGGCCCGCAGAATCAAACCGGCAGCGGCGAAAAGGCAGCCTGAGTAAGCTAATTTTACTGAGCATAAGCCGCCGCACGTCTCCAGCGCGTACCATGTCGGGCATGGTGACAGCAATCGTGATGGTTCAGGCCGAGCGCCACCGCATTCAGGAAACCGCCGAGGCCCTCGCTGCCGTGCCCAGCGTGCGTGAAGTGTATTCAGTCACAGGTGAATGGGACATCGTTGCCATCGTCAAGCTCGCCGAGTATGACCGCCTTGACGACGTGGTGACCGGTCACCTCCGCAAGATCGACGGCATCATGCGGACCCAGACAATGCTCGCCTTCCGCACCTACAACGAGGAAGTGCTGGACCAGGGTTTTGGCATCGGGCTGGACGGCTGAAATAAACACAACGGGCAGTCTTTCTCTAAGAGAGGTCGCCCGTTCTACATAAGACAATAAAAAAGCTGCTTCTATCCGTTTGGATAGAAGCAGCTTGTAGACGCAACTGATGCAAGTTCAACGTGACCGATAGAAAGGAGGTGATCCAACCGCACCTTCCGGTACAGTTACCTTGTTACGACTTCACCCCAGTCATAAACCACAGTCTAGACGCCTGCCGCAAAGCTCCCGGCGGTTTCAACTGCAATCTACTCCCATGGTGTGACGGGCGGTGTGTACAAGGCCCGGGAACGTATTCACCGCGGTATGCTGACCCGCGATTACTAGCGATTCCAACTTCACGGAGTCGAGTTGCAGACTCCGATCTGAACTGGGGATAGGTTTTAGCGATTCGCTTACCCTCGCGGGTTTGCTGCGCGTTGTCCTACCCATTGTAGCACGTGTGTCGCCCAGGACGTAAGGACCATGCTGACTAGACGTCATCCCCGCCTTCCTCCTACTTTCATAGGCAGTCCCTCTAGAGTGTCCAACTGAATGCTGACAACTAAAGGCAAGGGTTGCGCTCGTTGCGGGACTTAACCCAACATCTCACGACACGAGCTGACGACAGCCATGCAGCACCTGTGTCTAGGTTCCCCGAAGGGCACCTCTGCATCTCTGCAAAGTTCCTAGCATGTCAAGACCTGGTAAGGTTCTTCGCGTTGCTTCGAATTAAACCACATGCTCCACCGCTTGTGCGGGCCCCCGTCAATTCCTTTGAGTTTCAACCTTGCGGCCGTACTTCCCAGGCGGTACGTTTATCGCGTTAGCTTCGCCAAGCACAGCATCCTGCGCTTAGCCAACGTACATCGTTTAGGGTGTGGACTACCCGGGTATCTAATCCGGTTTGCTCCCCACACTTTCGCGCCTCAGCGTCACCTTCTGTCCAGTAACTTGCCTTCGCCATTGGTGTTCCTCCTGGTATCTACGCATTCCACCGCTACACCAGGAATTCCAGTTACCTCTCCAGAGGTCAAGAAATCCAGTATCCAGTCCATCCCCGAGGTTGAGCCCCGGTCTTTAAAACCAGACTTAAATTTCCGCCTACACGCCCTTTACGCCCAGTGATTCCGGGTAACGCTTGCACCCTCCGTATTACCGCGGCTGCTGGCACGGAGTTAGCCGGTGCTATTACTCTGGTACCGTCATCTGCCCTAAGGCTCTTTCGTCCCAGATTCAGAGGTTTACGATCCGAAAACCTTCATCCCTCACGCGGCGTCGCTCCATCAGGCTTGCGCCCATTGTGGAAGATTCCTAACTGCTGCCTCCCGTAGGAGTGGGACCCGTGTCTCAGTGCCCCTGTGGCCGGCCACCCTCTCAGGCCGGCTATCCGTCGTCGCCTTGGTAGGCCTTTACCCCACCAACCAGCTGATGGAACGCAACCCCATCCAGAAGCGATAAATCTTTAGTGATGCACCACGGTGCATCACCACATCACGTATTAGCGGACCTTTCGGCCAGTTATTCGTGACTTCTGGGTAGGTCAGTTACGTGTTACTCACCCGTGCGCCACTCGGTCCGAAGACCGCGTTCGACTTGCATGTCTTAAGCACGCCGCCAGCGTTCACCCTGAGCCAGGATCAAACTCTCCATAAAATGGTTTCAACCAGCCCGAGGGCCGACTTGAACATGTTGATCCAAGCTTGCGCTTGGCTTGCTCTCAAAAGAGCTTTATTTGATCCGAAGATCGTTTCACACATCTGGAGAACTCGGGGTGAGTTCCGTGTGCCTCATCCTGTCGGACGAGCCTGTCATCGTCACTTGCATCAGTTTTCATGCGTCTCAGCGGGTGAATTTCGGTTTCCCTCTTTTCTTTCCGCTCGCCCTTTTTCTCGGGCGAAAAGAAGTTTACGACGCCTCTCCAAATCTGTCAACACCCTGCGGCGGCTGTCGTGAACTTCTCGGTTTATAAGACCCTTAAAGCTGCGCCAGCGCGCGTTCGAAGACATGCAGAGCGTCCGCGCCGTACAGCACCATTCGCACCGAAAGGTCGGGGTGACTTCTCAAAAAGTCCTGAATGGTCGCCAGCGCGATGGGAGCGGCGCGGTCCAACGGATAGCCGTAGACGCCAGTGCTGATGGAAGGAAACGCCACCGAGCGGCAGCCGTTTTCGACGCCCAGGCGCAGGCTTTCGCGGTAAGCCCCGGCCAGCAGTTCAGCCTCGCCATGCTGACCGCCGCGCCAGATTGGGCCCACCGCATGAATGACGTACTTCACGCCCTGGCGTTCCAGATCGAAGGCGGGGGTGATGACGGCGGTGCCGGTGGGAGTGCCGCCGATGGGCCGAATGGCCTGGAGCAGGCGCGGCCCGGCGGCGCGGTGAATGACGCCGTCGACCCCGCCACCGCCCATCAGTTGTTTGTTGGCTGCCGTGACCACCGCGTCTACCGGCTGATGGGCAATGTCGCCTTGCACGAGTTCCAACGGCATCAGGACTCCACCACCTGTTGCAGGGCTTCGCGGGAAAGGGCGGTGCTGCGGACTGTGTCGGCCAGAGCGCGAGCTTGCTGCTCCTCGGGGGTCCAGTGTTCGGCAGCTTTCTGCGCGGCGCGTTCGGCCTGCTGCACGGCGAGGAGTTCGCTCACCGCGCGGTCGAGGTTGTCGTTGACGATGACGTAGCGGAAGTCATGGGCGGCCTGAATTTCGTCGCGGGCGCGGGTCAGGCGCTTTTCGATGCGCTCGGGGGTTTCGGTGGCGCGGCCCGTGAGACGGCGGCGCAACTCGGTGAGGCTCGGCGGCATGATGAACAC from Deinococcus radiodurans R1 = ATCC 13939 = DSM 20539 includes these protein-coding regions:
- a CDS encoding Lrp/AsnC family transcriptional regulator, whose protein sequence is MVTAIVMVQAERHRIQETAEALAAVPSVREVYSVTGEWDIVAIVKLAEYDRLDDVVTGHLRKIDGIMRTQTMLAFRTYNEEVLDQGFGIGLDG
- a CDS encoding macro domain-containing protein; translation: MPLELVQGDIAHQPVDAVVTAANKQLMGGGGVDGVIHRAAGPRLLQAIRPIGGTPTGTAVITPAFDLERQGVKYVIHAVGPIWRGGQHGEAELLAGAYRESLRLGVENGCRSVAFPSISTGVYGYPLDRAAPIALATIQDFLRSHPDLSVRMVLYGADALHVFERALAQL